The following proteins are co-located in the Paenibacillus sp. FSL H8-0079 genome:
- a CDS encoding Gfo/Idh/MocA family oxidoreductase, translated as MLTVGYIGNGKSTNRYHLPFALNHDHVKVKTIYARNLDKTEWDRVPDVQYTSDLDVLMNDDEIQLVVVCTHPESHFDYAKTALDHGKNVLVEKPFMLDKKQAEDIFQYAKERNLIVECFQNRRYDSNFLTTQKVIESGKLGELLEVEMHYDYYRPEIPNNTNHFSKYNSYLYGHASHTLDQAISYYGKPERVHYDVRQLLGEGRMNDYFDLDLYYGTLKVSIKSSFFRLKPRPCAIVYGKKGMFVKETEDRQEEHLKLFHLPKGHPDFGIDLPHHYGTLTYMDDEGVYHEEKVVSEKGDYTRVYDALYQAIVLGKEKVVKDEETLAVMEILEKGIEACR; from the coding sequence ATGCTTACAGTTGGATACATTGGCAATGGCAAAAGCACAAATCGATATCATCTTCCTTTCGCGTTGAACCACGATCATGTGAAGGTAAAAACAATATATGCCCGTAACCTGGATAAAACGGAATGGGATCGCGTACCGGATGTACAATACACGAGTGATCTTGATGTCTTGATGAATGACGATGAGATTCAGCTGGTTGTTGTATGTACGCATCCAGAATCACACTTTGATTATGCCAAGACAGCACTGGATCACGGTAAAAATGTACTTGTTGAGAAACCCTTCATGTTGGACAAGAAGCAAGCTGAAGACATTTTCCAGTACGCCAAGGAGAGAAATCTAATTGTCGAATGTTTTCAAAACAGACGTTATGATTCGAACTTCCTGACCACACAAAAGGTAATTGAATCCGGAAAACTTGGAGAGTTACTGGAAGTAGAAATGCATTATGATTACTATCGTCCTGAGATCCCAAACAACACCAACCATTTTTCCAAATACAACAGTTATCTGTACGGACATGCCAGCCACACGCTTGATCAAGCCATATCCTATTATGGTAAGCCGGAACGAGTTCATTACGATGTCCGTCAGTTGCTGGGCGAAGGAAGAATGAATGATTACTTTGACCTCGATCTGTATTATGGAACGTTAAAAGTGTCTATTAAATCGAGTTTCTTCCGTTTAAAACCTCGTCCGTGTGCGATCGTTTATGGTAAAAAAGGGATGTTTGTCAAAGAAACGGAGGATCGTCAGGAAGAGCATCTAAAGTTATTCCACTTGCCTAAGGGTCATCCTGACTTCGGAATCGACCTGCCCCACCATTATGGGACCTTAACGTACATGGATGATGAGGGAGTGTATCATGAGGAGAAAGTTGTCTCGGAAAAAGGAGATTATACCCGTGTGTATGATGCTCTCTATCAAGCCATCGTTCTTGGCAAGGAGAAAGTCGTCAAAGACGAGGAAACGTTAGCTGTTATGGAAATCCTTGAAAAAGGAATTGAAGCTTGCCGCTAA